A region from the Natronorubrum halophilum genome encodes:
- a CDS encoding DUF7344 domain-containing protein → MSSHLTTERTTTAFDVLAAPHRRYLLSTLYERRHSSDSTPSPQSRAIAIETLATEIAVREHGSPIVTEDQSRDIQIRLLHHHVPRLLDVGLVTEHTGGDARALALADHPILESEWVTTLLENPTGEAVSTETELNRTLEALQSARCRLACDILSRRDGDLAVTDLAVMIAARENDCRLVDVAETEWKPITTTLVHNHVPALADAGLVEYDRSTESVAITADAPQWQADWLAASPLGALATDLETPQKRARTGAAGLGSDAATETDPTGAGVCWTIEGSENVVARGHEIADTADEELFVTLPDAGLIQQRCLERWRAAADRGVDLYIGSRSPRVRDTVRSAVPDATICELRSDWLNFPVERIHHGRVVFADRETVMLVTVDDADGDPRATAITGDGAGNTLVKLVRELVGPRIDRLESASNDGDSPDERATLL, encoded by the coding sequence ATGAGTTCGCATTTGACTACCGAGCGCACGACCACTGCGTTCGACGTTCTCGCTGCACCTCATCGTCGATACCTGCTTTCGACTCTTTACGAACGGCGTCACTCGAGCGATTCGACTCCATCACCGCAGTCACGCGCAATCGCGATCGAGACGCTCGCGACTGAAATTGCCGTTCGCGAGCACGGTTCACCGATCGTCACCGAAGATCAGTCCCGGGACATCCAGATCCGACTCCTTCACCACCACGTGCCGCGACTGCTCGATGTCGGCCTGGTGACCGAGCACACCGGCGGCGACGCGCGAGCCCTCGCTCTCGCCGATCACCCGATCCTCGAGTCGGAGTGGGTCACCACCCTCCTCGAGAACCCGACCGGCGAGGCGGTCAGCACCGAAACGGAACTGAACCGAACGCTCGAGGCGCTGCAATCCGCACGCTGTCGGCTGGCCTGTGACATCCTCTCGAGACGGGATGGCGACCTCGCCGTTACCGACCTCGCCGTGATGATCGCCGCTCGGGAGAACGATTGCAGACTCGTCGATGTCGCCGAAACGGAGTGGAAGCCGATCACCACGACGCTCGTACACAATCACGTACCCGCGCTCGCGGACGCCGGCCTCGTCGAATACGACCGCTCGACCGAGTCCGTCGCGATCACGGCCGACGCGCCCCAGTGGCAGGCGGACTGGCTGGCTGCGAGCCCGCTCGGTGCACTCGCGACGGACCTCGAGACGCCGCAGAAACGGGCCAGAACCGGCGCTGCCGGTCTCGGATCAGACGCGGCGACGGAGACCGATCCGACGGGTGCGGGCGTCTGCTGGACGATCGAAGGCTCCGAGAACGTCGTCGCGAGGGGCCACGAGATCGCCGACACCGCCGACGAGGAGCTGTTCGTGACGCTGCCCGATGCGGGACTGATCCAGCAGCGCTGTCTCGAGCGCTGGCGGGCCGCGGCGGATCGCGGGGTCGATCTCTACATCGGTTCGCGCTCACCGCGGGTACGAGATACCGTCCGGTCGGCGGTTCCCGACGCGACGATCTGTGAACTCCGGTCCGACTGGCTGAACTTCCCCGTCGAACGGATCCACCACGGCCGCGTCGTGTTCGCCGACCGTGAAACGGTGATGCTCGTAACAGTAGACGACGCGGACGGCGACCCCCGCGCGACAGCGATCACCGGGGACGGAGCGGGAAATACGCTGGTAAAACTCGTCCGCGAACTCGTCGGCCCTCGAATAGATCGCTTGGAGTCGGCGTCCAACGACGGTGATAGTCCGGACGAGCGAGCGACACTGCTCTAA
- a CDS encoding calcium/sodium antiporter, which produces MLSGIPLYLALLVAGIVVLYGGAELLVAGAGRLALGIGLRAATVGVTVIAFATTAPELFVSTIGALNVSTDIGLGAVIGSNIANIGLVLGLAALIKPLQISDIAMRRHVPFMIFAAVLLVVLGVNGTIGRLEGAILLVVLAGFTAYLVYYVNADPAPELDDPAAGDGIELRDVALVLGGLVALVLGSRWLVSGGTGLLSELGFSDLFIGLTVLALGTSLPELAASVVGALRGETEFAIANVVGSNIYNIIAVLGIVALITPIEIAPSTLRLELPVLIVFTIVSVVMMGYGRKLTRLDGAGLVAGYFVFLYLLFP; this is translated from the coding sequence ATGCTCTCGGGAATCCCACTCTACCTCGCCCTCCTCGTCGCGGGTATCGTCGTGCTCTACGGCGGTGCCGAGTTACTCGTCGCCGGTGCCGGTCGACTCGCACTGGGGATCGGCCTCCGAGCGGCGACCGTCGGCGTAACCGTGATCGCGTTCGCGACGACCGCGCCCGAACTGTTCGTCTCGACCATCGGTGCGCTGAACGTCTCGACGGATATCGGACTCGGGGCCGTTATCGGCTCGAACATCGCCAACATCGGGCTGGTCCTCGGCCTCGCTGCGCTGATCAAGCCCCTGCAGATCAGCGATATCGCGATGCGCCGCCACGTTCCGTTTATGATCTTCGCGGCGGTCTTGCTGGTCGTCCTCGGCGTCAACGGTACGATCGGTCGCCTCGAGGGAGCGATCTTGCTGGTCGTCCTCGCCGGGTTCACGGCGTATCTGGTCTACTACGTCAACGCCGATCCGGCACCCGAACTCGACGATCCGGCGGCCGGGGACGGGATCGAACTCCGAGACGTGGCGCTCGTTCTCGGCGGCCTGGTGGCGCTCGTCCTCGGGTCGCGCTGGCTCGTGTCGGGCGGCACCGGCTTGCTCTCGGAACTCGGCTTCTCGGATCTGTTCATCGGCCTGACGGTGCTCGCACTCGGCACCTCGCTGCCGGAACTGGCGGCCTCGGTCGTCGGTGCCCTTCGCGGCGAAACCGAGTTCGCCATCGCCAACGTCGTCGGGTCGAACATCTACAACATCATCGCCGTCTTGGGGATCGTCGCCCTGATCACGCCGATCGAGATCGCTCCGAGTACGCTTCGTCTCGAACTCCCCGTCCTGATCGTCTTTACGATCGTCTCGGTCGTCATGATGGGCTACGGCCGGAAACTCACGCGGCTCGACGGTGCCGGCCTCGTCGCCGGCTACTTCGTATTTCTGTACCTGCTATTCCCGTAA
- a CDS encoding shikimate dehydrogenase encodes MDVFGLLGNPVGHSLSPPMHEAAYDELGLEARYVTFEPEPEAIEDAIDGAAALGITGLNVTIPFKRDVLERVAADELATRIGAVNTIDFTGSGRPTGHNTDAVGALRALRDHDVTLENARAVVVGAGGAGRAVAFGLADAGATVEIANRTESTAHELAGEVPNATGHGLEGGTLAELLADADVLVNATSVGMKTDETPVPAEALHESLAVMDAVYQPLETRLLRDAAEAGATTVDGAWMLLYQGVEAFELWTGASAPVDAMNEALRGQLSRS; translated from the coding sequence ATGGACGTCTTCGGGTTGCTCGGCAACCCGGTCGGTCACTCGCTGTCGCCGCCGATGCACGAAGCGGCCTACGACGAACTCGGCCTCGAGGCGCGGTACGTCACCTTCGAGCCCGAACCCGAAGCGATCGAGGACGCGATCGACGGTGCCGCGGCGCTCGGTATTACGGGGCTGAACGTGACGATCCCGTTCAAGCGGGACGTCCTCGAGCGCGTCGCGGCCGACGAGTTGGCGACCCGAATCGGCGCGGTCAACACGATCGATTTTACGGGGTCCGGGCGGCCGACGGGACACAACACCGACGCGGTCGGCGCGCTTCGCGCCCTGCGGGACCACGACGTGACCCTCGAGAACGCACGCGCGGTCGTCGTCGGCGCGGGTGGTGCCGGCCGGGCGGTCGCCTTCGGACTCGCGGACGCGGGTGCGACGGTCGAGATCGCCAACCGGACCGAATCGACGGCCCACGAACTCGCAGGCGAGGTACCGAACGCGACGGGACACGGTCTCGAGGGGGGAACGCTCGCCGAATTACTCGCCGATGCTGACGTGCTGGTCAACGCTACCAGCGTCGGCATGAAAACGGACGAAACGCCCGTTCCCGCCGAGGCGCTCCACGAATCGTTGGCCGTGATGGATGCGGTCTATCAGCCCCTCGAGACGCGACTGCTTCGGGACGCGGCGGAGGCGGGGGCGACGACCGTCGACGGCGCGTGGATGTTGCTCTACCAGGGCGTCGAGGCGTTCGAACTGTGGACGGGTGCATCCGCCCCCGTCGATGCGATGAACGAGGCGCTTCGCGGGCAGCTCTCGCGGTCGTAG
- a CDS encoding helix-hairpin-helix domain-containing protein, translating to MAILQKLKSLLGLGESESERGRSREVGVTVEREGSREDDPEPEPESLESEAETEPPAPSSATSEEADSAGTETETDETEVDADETADDGDASAADDSVEESAAAGSDASSSTGSMTKPTDDPASAAEPAEAAGPTTEDAAPTSEKTPDLSEGEAPVEEAEPETETDEPAETADSEAEPDESTEAVDETEPETDEPAADSDSHEPVNSIKGIGPAYADRLTAAGVETVADLAGADAAELSGETDISETRIQGWIDRAEVR from the coding sequence ATGGCAATCCTCCAGAAGCTGAAGTCGCTGCTTGGACTCGGCGAGTCGGAGTCGGAGCGAGGACGCTCTCGAGAGGTCGGAGTAACGGTCGAACGGGAAGGATCGCGGGAAGACGACCCGGAGCCCGAACCGGAATCGCTCGAGTCGGAGGCGGAGACGGAACCGCCAGCCCCGTCGAGCGCCACGTCCGAGGAGGCCGATTCGGCCGGAACTGAGACCGAGACGGACGAGACGGAAGTTGACGCGGACGAGACAGCGGATGACGGTGATGCGTCCGCCGCCGATGACTCGGTCGAGGAATCGGCAGCCGCCGGCTCGGATGCCTCGAGTTCGACCGGCTCGATGACCAAACCGACGGACGACCCCGCGTCGGCAGCCGAGCCGGCGGAGGCTGCAGGCCCCACTACGGAGGATGCAGCCCCGACGAGCGAGAAGACACCCGACCTCTCCGAGGGCGAGGCTCCGGTCGAAGAGGCCGAACCGGAGACGGAGACCGACGAACCGGCCGAGACGGCCGACTCGGAGGCCGAACCCGATGAATCGACCGAGGCGGTCGACGAAACGGAGCCGGAAACCGACGAACCGGCGGCCGACTCGGACAGCCACGAACCGGTCAACTCGATTAAGGGAATCGGTCCCGCCTACGCCGACCGTCTCACCGCCGCGGGCGTCGAGACCGTCGCCGACCTCGCCGGCGCCGATGCGGCCGAACTGTCCGGGGAAACCGACATCTCCGAAACGCGAATCCAGGGCTGGATCGACCGCGCCGAAGTCAGATAG